Sequence from the Bicyclus anynana chromosome 2, ilBicAnyn1.1, whole genome shotgun sequence genome:
gagcagagaacggggagtgttgatcgatcgtcaaggaattccttaaccctacatccagtaatcacaagtcctggactttggtCGGtgttttctctctaccacgcgatggacccggcacctgcacggtgaatccatggaatgctaagatattcgtctctctagtACGAGAAAGAttcggcataagaaatatataccctaaTCTGAtttttaattgggataagataTAAATCatagaaaatattcattaatttcacCAATtgataacagatgagggtatatatttcttatgtctAGATCAATATTAGATTCTGTAAGTTGTAACATAATGACGAAATTAACTTTGGTTGTAAATATATGAAACTTCAAACCTATGATAGATAATGTAAATCGACTGCaaagtacatatttattatgCTGTCGCGgattattattcatttaagaAATAATGAAAGAAGAAGTACTTTTGGCTGGtggcggcttcggccgtggctagttaccacctaccggcaaagacgtaccgccaagcgatttagcgttccggtatgatgccgtgtagaaaccgaaaggggtgtggattttcatcctcctcctaacaagttagcccgcttccatcttagactgcatcatcacttacaacgGACACACaaacattgtagacgatatttaggtattatttgtttaaataacgtgcgttgttgaccacaaccttgtacatatattttctgTGCCACAACTAACAactgagttgtgtataaatttcctcttttgagcgcctcatttttcatacgctagtaacacatctaacagtatttcatactagctgacgccgcgcggtttcactcgcgtggctatatattattcccgtaggaatacgggaataatatatagcctatagccttcatcaATAAGTGttctatataacactgaaataaaatcggaccagtagttagtTCCTCAGAGTAGCgcgtcaaacaaacaaactcttcagctttataatatgatatatatagaatatagataattGCTTATAAGTGGTTTCTGAGCCTGTGTAGTGTAGTGCTCTTGATGTATATAACAGTTGATGAGACGCCATTTTGTTTCTGGGTTCTAACAGTTGTGACTTCTAACAGCTATGCCAGTAGCCGGCAAGTTCTACGCATCACACGACCAAATCAAAGCGGAGTCCAAGGAGCAAACTGATAAAGTCGAGATGTACACCCAAAACGTTTCACAGACGAGGTCTAAAGGACCTCACAGCAAGTATCCTTCGGCTGCTACCGAAAACCAAGAGTAATTAATCTtccatttattaaatactagcggatggccacgacttcgtccacgtggaaattagtttttcacaaatgcaccggatttttacagattttttttttgtttttaaagtagcctatgtattagtTAATCCGGACTATAATTTATCTCTccttcaaatttcaggcgattcggttAAGGAGTGCTAttcagtaacgatgttttgtataactggAACTCGAAAGTTCGAGTTTCGacttcacctctatctctctctatctaacaCAGTACtgtagacagagagcgatagatgcgagttcgaagctcacactgtcgaagtgatGAAAGACGACGTTACAGAATAACCTCTCAGTAGTCGCGACatgaaatagtaacaaacattcataccatcaataTCAtaagttttttgcaaatctcgggaaaccatagattttttcgaaGCAAAGAGtcgcctatgttttaatccagagtaaaatctatctccattccaaatttcagccaaatcggttgagtagttgtggcgttaaaCAGTAACAACCATCCAAACGTATAAACCttttcgtttataatattagtaggactagcggcttcacccgcgtagttcctgtccccgtgagaatacggagatgaagaaatctcaatagctcaacgataaaaAGACCGGACTTATCATCGAAAGGCGCTGGTTGAGTCTGCCCGCTGGAAGACTGAACCAGCTGCTTTACCTTTTTCTAATATttctagcggacgtccgcgagtTCCTCGAAAtcaatttaaactttcaacccctacttCAGCACTTTAGGGGTTACCATACCTTACCTTtttagccgatagacgtccactgctggacataggcctcttgcatggacctcaaagcacaacgatctcgaaccgccagcatccagcggctccctgcaacctgcttgatatcatcggtccatctagtggggggtcgatcaacactgcgctttccgatgcggggtcgcctttccagcaccttgggatcccaacgtccatcggctcttcgaactttaggggttgaattttaaaaattcttgaatcacattatatttcgtatattttatactacactACAAACTTTGTAGTTTTAGCGAAAATCGCTAACATAGAAACAAGGTTCGacaatataacatttttttttagtcgcTACAacttagtccttgactacaatctcacctgatggtaagtgataatgcaatctaagatggaagcgggctaacttgttaggaggaggatgaaaattcacaccactttcgatttctacacgacatcgtaacggaacgctaaaacgcttacCGGCCGGCCGTGGCTAACGGCCAAAGCCTGGTCAGggaggctcccaccagccatacctagaccatcggcccagccgggaattgaacccaggacctacgtctcaACTACAGACCAGAGTCGGACTACAGACCCTGGCTGACGGCTATGTGtgatatgtgtgctatgaccCTAAGGGTTGATATGTGTGCTATAACCCTAAAGAGTAATGTTTATAGGTACGGCTGGTATCACAAACCTCTGCTCACAATGGACCGGAACGACAAACGCTTCTACAAGCCAAAGGTCGAGAGCATAAACACGAAG
This genomic interval carries:
- the LOC112056902 gene encoding protein FAM183A-like, which encodes MTEGKCTFGTRMPIDIHMLNEIIYREVKHFRNYKIYRPNFGSMPVAGKFYASHDQIKAESKEQTDKVEMYTQNVSQTRSKGPHSKYPSAATENQEYGWYHKPLLTMDRNDKRFYKPKVESINTKIEIIILMSNPKNKKT